The following are encoded in a window of Psychrobacter sp. P11F6 genomic DNA:
- a CDS encoding Arm DNA-binding domain-containing protein, with product MASIRRRKGSNMLFVDFYYMGIRCRETTNLTDTPANCKKLDKVIEKMEAEIILGLFNYAKYFPKSDKAAEMVALNDRKECINTNTPSFEQFAKLWFSEKEIEWRDTYKRKIKEIIDMYLIAKFGTKPIHLIKKTDVLAFRSSLAKVTYGKANKHLSAARINSIMVPLGMILKEAAKRYQFDNPYYDINALKEPKTDIQPFTLNEVWTFINGVRADYRNYYLVRFFTGMRTSEIDGLTWENIDFNRREIVIKQAYVKGKIVPPKTQESYRAIQMSPWVYDALKEQQTITYGRSDYVFCAHTGEPLDYNNVNKRVWHPTLKILGLKKRNAYQTRHTAATLWLAAGESPEWIASQMGHSTTKMLFNTYSRYVPNMTRQDGSAFEALVNRSQIAQVSTDKETSQ from the coding sequence ATGGCTAGTATCAGAAGGCGCAAAGGGAGCAATATGCTATTTGTCGATTTTTATTATATGGGTATACGCTGTCGGGAGACGACAAACCTTACAGACACGCCGGCGAATTGCAAGAAGCTTGATAAGGTGATTGAGAAAATGGAAGCAGAAATCATTCTAGGACTGTTCAACTACGCTAAGTACTTTCCAAAAAGTGATAAAGCGGCAGAAATGGTAGCGTTGAACGATCGCAAGGAATGTATCAACACTAATACACCTTCCTTTGAGCAGTTTGCAAAATTATGGTTTTCTGAAAAAGAAATTGAATGGCGTGATACTTATAAGCGCAAAATAAAGGAGATTATTGATATGTACTTGATTGCTAAGTTTGGGACTAAACCCATTCATCTTATAAAAAAGACAGATGTATTAGCCTTCCGTTCATCGCTCGCCAAAGTAACGTACGGAAAAGCTAACAAACATCTGTCAGCGGCACGCATCAATTCGATAATGGTACCTTTAGGTATGATACTAAAAGAAGCAGCTAAACGCTATCAATTTGATAATCCCTACTACGATATCAATGCGCTCAAAGAGCCTAAAACAGATATTCAACCATTCACACTGAATGAGGTTTGGACGTTTATCAATGGTGTGAGAGCAGACTATCGCAATTATTATCTGGTACGTTTTTTCACAGGGATGCGTACGAGTGAGATTGATGGGTTGACGTGGGAGAACATTGACTTTAATCGACGTGAAATTGTGATCAAACAAGCTTATGTTAAAGGCAAAATTGTTCCTCCTAAAACTCAAGAGTCTTACCGTGCGATTCAAATGTCACCTTGGGTCTACGATGCTCTAAAAGAACAGCAAACTATTACTTATGGACGCTCTGATTATGTATTTTGTGCACATACCGGTGAGCCACTTGACTATAACAACGTGAATAAGCGTGTTTGGCACCCTACTCTTAAGATTCTGGGTCTGAAGAAGCGTAATGCTTATCAGACTCGTCATACTGCAGCAACACTATGGTTAGCTGCTGGCGAAAGTCCTGAATGGATTGCCAGTCAAATGGGACACTCTACGACCAAGATGCTATTCAATACTTATAGCCGCTATGTGCCAAATATGACCCGCCAAGATGGCAGTGCATTTGAGGCTCTGGTCAATCGCAGTCAGATTGCTCAAGTATCTACCGACAAGGAGACGTCACAATGA
- the cas1f gene encoding type I-F CRISPR-associated endonuclease Cas1f, which yields MAKSTNPYTNNSFDSSDLKTILHSKRANIYYLSHCRVMQKDGRILYLTEEDKANLFYNIPIANTTSLLLGTGTSITQAAMRLLSQAGVLVGFCGGGGSPLFMGAEREIFIEWMTPQSEYRPTEYIQGWMSWWWDDDKRLAAAKLLQHARLAYLQTIWSKDSELKRHGFDSSRDEIRDLIENNVRQINQQMEVMHLLQLEARLTKNLYKLAAKNTGYDGFTREHEGIDKANGFLNHGNYLAYGLGATTAWTLGIPHGFAVMHGKTRRGALVFDIADIIKDALVLPLAFICASENLSEQEFRQECLNMFTKHKALDYQFEVVKQIAMTKDWSV from the coding sequence ATGGCCAAATCAACCAACCCCTATACTAACAACAGCTTTGATTCATCCGACCTAAAAACCATTCTACATTCCAAACGTGCAAATATTTACTACTTATCACACTGCCGTGTCATGCAAAAAGACGGTCGCATCCTCTATCTCACTGAAGAAGACAAGGCCAATCTGTTCTATAACATTCCTATTGCTAATACCACATCCTTACTACTCGGTACAGGGACTTCGATCACTCAAGCGGCAATGCGGTTATTGTCACAGGCTGGGGTGTTAGTTGGCTTCTGTGGCGGTGGCGGATCACCACTATTTATGGGCGCAGAGCGTGAAATCTTCATTGAATGGATGACCCCGCAAAGTGAATACCGCCCAACGGAATATATTCAAGGTTGGATGAGTTGGTGGTGGGATGATGATAAACGCTTAGCGGCAGCCAAACTGTTACAACATGCTCGCCTTGCCTATCTACAAACCATTTGGAGCAAAGATAGTGAACTGAAACGCCATGGCTTTGATAGCAGCCGTGATGAGATTAGAGACTTAATCGAAAACAATGTCCGTCAGATAAACCAGCAAATGGAGGTCATGCATTTATTGCAGCTTGAAGCAAGGTTAACCAAAAACCTCTATAAACTAGCTGCCAAGAATACCGGCTATGACGGCTTTACCCGTGAGCATGAAGGTATCGATAAGGCCAATGGCTTCTTGAATCACGGCAATTATCTCGCATACGGACTTGGCGCAACGACGGCATGGACGCTCGGCATTCCGCATGGCTTTGCAGTAATGCATGGCAAGACTCGGCGCGGGGCATTGGTATTTGATATCGCTGATATTATTAAAGATGCACTGGTGCTACCTCTTGCCTTTATCTGTGCAAGCGAGAACCTAAGCGAGCAAGAGTTTCGGCAAGAGTGCCTGAATATGTTCACTAAACACAAAGCACTCGACTATCAGTTTGAAGTGGTTAAGCAGATTGCTATGACTAAAGACTGGAGCGTGTAG